One genomic window of Cupriavidus oxalaticus includes the following:
- a CDS encoding solute carrier family 23 protein, with protein sequence MANGEDAGFLPKWRLKTEGVIGPDERLPAGQTLLAGIQHVVAMFGSTAIAPILMGFNPNIAILFSGIGTLIFFLCVRGRVPSYLGSSFAFIAVVIAATGYAGSGPNPNIPVALGGIIAAGALYTVIGLVVQAVGYAWVEKLMPPVVTGAIVAAIGLNLAPVAVKAVSGSSLDTWVGLLTVLAVGLVAVRAPGMLGRLPVLIGGLAGYLAYYVGTSVMGLGKPIDFSGVAAASWFGLPAFSAPVFEVSAMLLIAPVAIVLVAENLGHIKAIGVMTGRNLDPYIGRAFIGDGIATMLSASGGGTGVTTYAENMGVMAVTKIYSTLIFVVAAAVAILLGFSPKFGALILTIPGPVIGGLTIVVFGLIAATAGRIWVQNKVDFSSSRNLITVGATLTVAAGDLTLKLGGMTLGGIGTATFGCILLYHLLGEGNHEAD encoded by the coding sequence ATGGCGAATGGCGAGGACGCGGGTTTCCTGCCGAAATGGCGGCTCAAGACCGAAGGGGTAATCGGGCCCGACGAACGGCTGCCGGCCGGCCAGACGCTGCTGGCCGGCATCCAGCACGTGGTGGCGATGTTCGGCTCGACCGCCATCGCGCCGATCCTGATGGGCTTCAATCCCAATATCGCCATCCTGTTTTCCGGTATCGGCACGCTGATCTTTTTCCTGTGCGTGCGTGGCCGGGTGCCCAGCTATCTCGGCTCCAGCTTTGCCTTTATCGCCGTGGTGATCGCCGCCACCGGCTATGCCGGCAGCGGCCCCAACCCCAATATCCCGGTGGCACTGGGCGGCATCATTGCAGCGGGCGCGCTCTACACAGTGATCGGCCTGGTGGTGCAGGCAGTGGGCTACGCCTGGGTGGAAAAGCTGATGCCGCCGGTGGTCACCGGCGCGATCGTCGCGGCCATCGGGCTGAACCTGGCCCCGGTTGCGGTCAAGGCGGTCAGCGGCTCGTCGCTCGATACCTGGGTGGGCCTGCTGACGGTGCTTGCCGTGGGCCTGGTTGCGGTGCGCGCGCCGGGCATGCTTGGCCGCCTGCCGGTACTGATCGGCGGACTGGCGGGGTACCTTGCCTACTACGTGGGCACCAGCGTGATGGGCCTCGGCAAGCCGATCGACTTCTCCGGCGTTGCCGCGGCGAGCTGGTTCGGCCTGCCTGCGTTCAGCGCGCCGGTGTTCGAGGTCAGCGCCATGCTGCTGATCGCGCCGGTGGCGATCGTGCTGGTGGCTGAGAACCTTGGCCACATCAAGGCGATTGGCGTGATGACGGGCCGCAACCTCGATCCGTATATCGGCCGCGCGTTTATCGGCGACGGCATCGCGACCATGCTGTCGGCCAGCGGCGGCGGCACTGGCGTGACCACCTATGCCGAGAACATGGGCGTGATGGCGGTCACCAAGATCTACTCCACGCTGATCTTCGTGGTGGCGGCGGCGGTGGCCATCCTGCTGGGCTTTTCGCCCAAGTTCGGTGCGCTGATCCTGACCATCCCGGGGCCGGTGATCGGCGGGCTGACCATCGTGGTGTTCGGCCTGATCGCCGCGACCGCGGGCCGGATCTGGGTGCAGAACAAGGTGGACTTCTCCAGCTCGCGCAACCTGATCACGGTCGGCGCCACCTTGACGGTGGCCGCCGGCGACCTGACGCTGAAGCTGGGCGGCATGACGCTGGGTGGCATCGGTACCGCAACCTTTGGCTGCATCCTGCTGTACCACCTGCTGGGCGAAGGCAACCACGAGGCCGACTGA
- the cysM gene encoding cysteine synthase CysM, protein MAYKTIEDTIGNTPLVRLQRIPGAANDARGNVILGKLEGNNPAGSVKDRPAVSMIARAEARGRIKPGDTLIEATSGNTGIALAMAAAIRGYKMVLIMPEDLSLERRQSMAAYGAEIVLTPVKGGMEYARDLADAMEREGKGVILDQFANPDNPQAHYEGTGPEIWRDTDGRVTHFVSAMGTTGTITGVSRYLKEQNPAIQVIGAQPAEGSRIPGIRKWPEAYLPKIYDPAHIDRTEPVSQADAEHMARRMAAEEGIFCGISAAGALCVALRIAEEVENATIVFVVCDRGDRYLSTGVFPA, encoded by the coding sequence ATGGCTTACAAGACAATTGAAGACACCATCGGCAATACGCCGCTGGTCAGACTGCAGCGCATTCCCGGTGCCGCCAACGACGCGCGCGGCAATGTGATTCTCGGCAAGCTGGAAGGCAACAACCCCGCCGGGTCGGTCAAGGACCGCCCGGCGGTATCGATGATTGCCCGCGCCGAGGCGCGGGGCCGCATCAAGCCGGGCGATACGCTGATCGAGGCCACTTCGGGCAATACCGGCATTGCGCTGGCCATGGCGGCCGCCATCCGCGGCTACAAGATGGTGCTGATCATGCCCGAGGACCTGAGCCTGGAGCGGCGGCAGAGCATGGCGGCCTACGGTGCGGAGATTGTCCTGACGCCGGTGAAGGGCGGCATGGAATACGCCCGCGACCTGGCGGACGCGATGGAGCGCGAAGGCAAGGGCGTGATCCTCGACCAGTTCGCCAACCCCGACAACCCGCAAGCCCACTACGAAGGCACCGGCCCCGAGATCTGGCGCGATACCGACGGGCGTGTCACCCATTTTGTTTCGGCGATGGGCACGACCGGCACCATCACCGGCGTGTCGCGCTATTTGAAGGAGCAGAACCCGGCGATCCAGGTCATTGGCGCCCAGCCGGCCGAAGGCTCGCGCATCCCGGGCATCCGCAAGTGGCCGGAAGCCTACCTGCCCAAGATCTATGATCCCGCGCATATCGACCGCACCGAGCCGGTGAGCCAGGCCGATGCCGAGCACATGGCACGCCGCATGGCGGCTGAGGAGGGTATCTTCTGCGGCATCTCGGCGGCCGGCGCATTGTGCGTGGCGTTGCGGATCGCCGAGGAAGTGGAGAACGCCACCATCGTCTTCGTGGTGTGCGATCGCGGCGACCGCTACCTGTCGACCGGCGTGTTTCCGGCCTGA
- a CDS encoding histone deacetylase family protein codes for MPTGYYTHPEFQRHEMGHFHPECPERLQAIEDHLISHGLDGLLERREPTPATREQIERVHRPDYVDSLESTSPASGYYPIDPDTSMNAHTLSAAKLAAGAAVAATDAVISGEFENAFCCVRPPGHHAEPDRAMGFCFFNNVAIAARHALQAHGLERVAIIDFDVHHGNGTEAAFRGDEHVLMCSFFQHPFYPYSGTEHLAANMANIPLPAYTNGMAVREVVETIWLPRLHEFRPQMLFISAGFDAHREDDLGQMGLVEQDYAWITGQLVDVARTHAQGRIVSCLEGGYNLSALGRSVLAHLKVLLER; via the coding sequence ATGCCGACAGGCTATTACACGCACCCCGAGTTCCAGCGGCACGAGATGGGTCATTTTCATCCCGAGTGTCCGGAACGCCTGCAGGCGATCGAGGATCACCTGATTTCGCACGGCCTGGACGGGCTGCTGGAGCGCCGCGAGCCCACGCCGGCCACGCGCGAGCAGATCGAGCGCGTGCACCGGCCCGACTATGTCGATTCGCTGGAAAGCACCAGCCCGGCCAGCGGCTACTACCCGATCGACCCGGATACATCGATGAACGCCCACACCCTGAGCGCGGCCAAGCTGGCCGCCGGCGCCGCGGTGGCAGCGACCGATGCGGTGATCTCGGGCGAGTTCGAGAACGCTTTCTGCTGCGTGCGCCCGCCTGGCCACCATGCCGAGCCGGACCGCGCCATGGGCTTTTGCTTCTTCAACAACGTGGCCATTGCCGCACGCCACGCGCTGCAGGCGCATGGGCTGGAGCGCGTCGCCATCATCGATTTCGATGTCCACCACGGCAACGGCACCGAGGCGGCTTTCCGCGGCGACGAGCATGTGCTCATGTGCAGTTTCTTCCAGCACCCGTTCTACCCGTACAGCGGCACCGAGCACCTGGCGGCTAATATGGCAAACATCCCGCTGCCGGCCTACACCAACGGCATGGCCGTGCGCGAGGTGGTCGAGACCATCTGGCTGCCGCGCCTGCACGAGTTCCGCCCGCAGATGCTGTTTATCTCGGCCGGCTTCGACGCGCACCGCGAGGATGACCTCGGGCAGATGGGCCTGGTGGAGCAGGACTATGCGTGGATCACCGGCCAGCTTGTCGACGTGGCGCGCACGCACGCGCAGGGGCGTATCGTCAGCTGCCTGGAAGGCGGCTATAACCTGAGCGCGCTCGGCCGCAGCGTACTGGCCCACCTGAAAGTCCTGCTGGAACGATAG
- a CDS encoding methionine ABC transporter ATP-binding protein, translating to MIELQGLSQRFPGASGDVHALRDVSLSIAAGEVFGIIGRSGAGKSTLVRAINLLNRPSSGRVVVDGQDLTALDNGALRLARREIGMIFQHFNLLSSRTVYDNVALPLELAGKPKAEIAATVLPLLELVGLSALKDRHPAQISGGQKQRVGIARALASKPKVLLSDEATSALDPETTRSILELLRQINRELGLTIVMITHQMEVIKQVCDRVAVLEAGQVVEQGRVIDVFLRPQHDVTRAMIGDVISQELPASVLKRVESRLGNGRDHVYRLAFTGEGVDQPVLAQAIRRYGLDFNILHGHIDEIQGQAFGSLAIMATGELADVKAAMEYLQAQGVVVEEFEHVV from the coding sequence ATGATCGAACTGCAAGGACTGTCGCAGCGCTTCCCGGGCGCGTCTGGCGACGTGCATGCATTGCGGGACGTCAGCCTGTCGATTGCAGCGGGCGAAGTCTTCGGCATCATCGGCCGCAGCGGCGCCGGCAAGAGCACGCTGGTTCGCGCCATCAACCTGCTGAACCGGCCCAGCAGCGGCCGCGTCGTCGTCGACGGCCAGGACCTGACCGCGCTGGACAACGGCGCGCTGCGCCTGGCCCGGCGCGAGATCGGCATGATCTTCCAGCATTTCAACCTGCTGTCGTCGCGCACCGTCTATGACAATGTGGCGCTGCCGCTGGAACTGGCGGGCAAGCCCAAGGCGGAAATCGCCGCAACCGTGCTGCCGCTGCTGGAGCTGGTCGGCCTGTCGGCGCTGAAGGACCGCCACCCGGCGCAGATCAGCGGCGGGCAGAAGCAGCGCGTGGGTATCGCGCGCGCGCTGGCGAGCAAGCCCAAGGTGCTGCTGTCGGACGAAGCCACTTCGGCGCTGGATCCGGAAACCACGCGTTCCATCCTGGAACTGCTCAGGCAGATCAATCGCGAACTGGGCCTGACCATCGTGATGATCACGCACCAGATGGAGGTCATCAAGCAGGTGTGCGACCGCGTCGCCGTGCTCGAGGCCGGCCAGGTGGTCGAGCAGGGCCGCGTGATCGACGTGTTCCTGCGTCCGCAGCACGACGTCACGCGCGCCATGATCGGCGATGTCATTTCGCAGGAGCTGCCGGCGAGCGTGCTCAAGCGCGTCGAAAGCCGGCTCGGCAATGGCCGCGACCACGTCTACCGCCTCGCCTTCACCGGCGAGGGCGTCGACCAGCCGGTACTGGCGCAGGCGATCCGCCGCTACGGGCTGGATTTCAACATCCTGCACGGCCACATCGACGAGATCCAGGGCCAGGCCTTCGGCTCGCTGGCGATCATGGCCACTGGCGAGCTGGCCGACGTGAAGGCAGCAATGGAATACCTGCAGGCGCAAGGCGTCGTGGTGGAGGAGTTCGAGCATGTGGTCTGA
- a CDS encoding enoyl-CoA hydratase, producing MAENDARVDAPLLTETRDAAGVVRVTMNRPQAFNALSEGLLDALAETFRRLAADDAVRVVVLAGAGKAFCAGHDLREMRATPSHDYYRRLFDRCTRVMMAIQKMPQPVIARVQGIATAAGCQLVAMCDLAVAADDARFAVSGVNLGLFCSTPGVALSRNLHRKQAMEMLLTGDMIDAATARERGLVNRVVPAAALDDEVARLAASICAKPAAAVAAGKGLFYRQLEMGIEAAYQLAGQTMACNMMDDSALEGVQAFLDKRTPSWRGG from the coding sequence ATGGCCGAGAACGATGCGCGCGTGGACGCGCCGCTGCTGACCGAAACGCGCGATGCCGCCGGCGTGGTGCGGGTGACCATGAACCGGCCCCAGGCCTTCAACGCCTTGTCCGAAGGCCTGCTGGACGCGCTGGCCGAGACCTTCCGCCGGCTAGCCGCCGACGACGCCGTGCGCGTGGTGGTGCTGGCCGGTGCGGGCAAGGCCTTCTGCGCCGGCCATGACCTGCGCGAGATGCGCGCGACGCCGTCGCACGACTACTACCGGCGCCTGTTCGACCGCTGCACGCGCGTGATGATGGCGATCCAGAAGATGCCGCAGCCAGTGATTGCGCGGGTACAAGGTATCGCCACCGCGGCCGGCTGCCAGCTGGTGGCGATGTGCGACCTCGCGGTCGCCGCCGACGACGCGCGTTTTGCGGTGTCCGGCGTCAACCTCGGCCTGTTCTGCTCGACGCCGGGCGTGGCGCTGTCTCGCAACCTGCACCGCAAGCAGGCCATGGAAATGCTGCTGACCGGCGATATGATCGATGCCGCCACCGCGCGCGAGCGCGGGCTGGTCAACCGCGTGGTGCCGGCCGCCGCACTGGACGACGAGGTGGCGCGGCTGGCCGCCAGTATCTGCGCCAAGCCGGCAGCGGCCGTCGCCGCCGGCAAGGGGCTGTTCTACCGCCAGCTTGAAATGGGTATCGAGGCCGCCTACCAGCTCGCCGGCCAGACCATGGCCTGCAACATGATGGATGACTCGGCGCTGGAAGGCGTGCAGGCCTTTCTCGACAAGCGCACGCCGTCGTGGCGTGGCGGATAG
- a CDS encoding methionine ABC transporter permease, translating to MWSEMFDLFLTSFNETLLMVAISGVVGSLLGVPLGVLLHLTNRGGVLSHPLFNRTIGVVVNAVRSIPFIILLVVVIPFTRFIVGSSIGTTAAIVPLTIAAIPFIARLVESALREVDKGLVEAAQSMGATTGQIVWKVLLPEAMPGIVAGLTITFVSLVGYSAMAGAIGGGGLGDLGIRYGYQRYITEVMAAVVVILIIFVQAVQSFGDWLVRRISHR from the coding sequence ATGTGGTCTGAAATGTTTGACCTGTTCCTGACCTCGTTCAACGAGACCCTGCTGATGGTGGCGATCTCCGGCGTGGTCGGCTCGCTGCTGGGCGTGCCGCTGGGCGTGCTGCTGCACCTGACCAATCGCGGTGGCGTGCTGTCGCACCCGCTGTTCAACCGCACCATCGGCGTGGTGGTCAACGCGGTGCGTTCGATCCCGTTCATCATCCTGCTGGTGGTGGTGATCCCGTTCACGCGCTTTATCGTGGGTTCGTCGATCGGTACCACTGCAGCGATCGTCCCGCTGACCATCGCGGCGATTCCCTTTATTGCCCGCCTGGTCGAAAGCGCGCTGCGCGAGGTCGACAAGGGCCTGGTCGAGGCCGCCCAGTCGATGGGTGCGACGACCGGCCAGATCGTGTGGAAGGTGCTGCTGCCGGAGGCCATGCCTGGCATCGTCGCCGGCCTGACCATCACCTTCGTCAGCCTGGTCGGCTACTCGGCCATGGCCGGTGCGATCGGCGGCGGCGGCCTGGGCGACCTGGGCATCCGCTATGGCTACCAGCGCTACATCACCGAGGTGATGGCGGCGGTGGTGGTGATCCTGATCATCTTCGTGCAGGCCGTGCAGAGCTTCGGCGACTGGCTGGTCCGGCGCATCAGCCACCGCTGA
- the mltB gene encoding lytic murein transglycosylase B yields MTDPQRSLRRPLLGAALSAAALGLCGLSPSLLAAGKRRVSVREEEIEPGRYRDNPQTRAFIDEMVARHSFDRGALQDWFGQAVYSSTVVRLIMPPATTGRKSWRAYRSRFIEPIRINAGVRFWQDNRDTLRRAEAEFGVPASVIVGIIGVETIYGRDMGTFRVLDSLSTLAFDYPDTPNRAARSTLFRNQLADYLLWCRDTRTDVYSVLGSYAGAIGIPQFMPTSLREYAIDYDNNGRIDLRNSPTDAIGSVARFLQLHGWEPGRPVVWRIAGDSGSLGVATAAADGEPWPTRTLNQLTRAGLRVDEPIDTAREGETGVLVVDLPTPDQPTEYLLGLRNFYVLTRYNRSFFYALAVYQLGEAVKAAMG; encoded by the coding sequence ATGACCGACCCCCAGCGCTCACTGCGACGCCCCCTGCTGGGCGCCGCGCTTTCCGCTGCCGCACTCGGACTCTGCGGCCTCTCCCCCAGCCTTCTCGCCGCCGGCAAGCGCCGCGTCAGCGTGCGTGAAGAAGAAATCGAACCCGGCCGCTACCGCGACAACCCGCAAACCCGCGCCTTTATCGATGAAATGGTGGCGCGCCACAGCTTCGACCGCGGCGCGCTGCAGGACTGGTTCGGCCAGGCGGTCTATTCCTCGACCGTGGTGCGGCTGATCATGCCGCCCGCCACCACCGGGCGCAAAAGCTGGCGCGCCTACCGCTCGCGCTTTATCGAGCCGATCCGCATCAATGCCGGCGTGCGTTTCTGGCAGGACAACCGCGACACGCTGCGCCGCGCCGAGGCCGAATTCGGCGTGCCGGCATCGGTGATCGTCGGCATCATCGGCGTGGAGACCATTTATGGGCGCGACATGGGCACGTTCCGCGTACTCGATTCGCTGTCGACGCTGGCCTTCGACTATCCCGACACGCCGAACCGCGCCGCGCGCTCCACGCTGTTCCGCAACCAGCTGGCCGACTACCTGCTGTGGTGCCGCGATACGCGCACCGATGTGTACTCGGTGCTGGGCTCATACGCCGGCGCGATCGGCATCCCGCAGTTCATGCCGACCAGCCTGCGCGAATACGCCATCGACTACGACAACAATGGCCGCATCGACCTGCGCAACAGCCCGACCGATGCGATCGGCAGCGTGGCGCGTTTCCTGCAGCTGCATGGCTGGGAACCGGGCCGGCCGGTGGTATGGCGCATTGCCGGCGACAGCGGTAGCCTTGGCGTCGCCACCGCGGCCGCGGATGGCGAACCGTGGCCGACGCGCACGCTCAACCAGCTGACCCGCGCCGGCCTGCGCGTGGACGAGCCCATCGACACGGCGCGCGAAGGCGAGACCGGCGTGCTGGTGGTGGACCTGCCCACGCCGGACCAGCCGACCGAGTACCTGCTGGGCCTGCGCAACTTCTATGTGCTGACGCGCTACAACCGCAGCTTCTTCTACGCACTGGCGGTGTACCAGCTGGGCGAAGCGGTCAAGGCGGCAATGGGCTGA
- a CDS encoding MetQ/NlpA family ABC transporter substrate-binding protein → MQRRNLLQWILGAALGASLATGAIAQEKPIKIGVTGGPHAQIMEQVKKVAAKDGLNIQVVEFSDYIQPNAALAAGDLDANSYQHLPYLEAQIKDRGYKFTHIAYTVTFPMGVYSKKIKSLDQLKQGARVGVPNDPTNGGRGLLLLQSKGVIKLKPNAGLKATPLDIAENPKKIRIVELDAAQLPRSLDDLDAAAINGNYAESAGLSPTKDAIAMEGPKGPYANLIAIREADKGKPWVAKLVKAYHSPEIKQYVNSTFKESVITAW, encoded by the coding sequence ATGCAACGTCGCAACCTGCTGCAATGGATTCTCGGCGCCGCGCTCGGCGCCTCGCTGGCCACCGGCGCGATCGCCCAGGAGAAACCGATCAAGATCGGCGTCACCGGCGGCCCGCACGCGCAGATCATGGAACAGGTGAAGAAGGTCGCCGCCAAGGACGGCCTGAACATCCAGGTAGTCGAGTTCAGCGACTACATCCAGCCCAACGCCGCGCTGGCCGCCGGCGACCTGGATGCCAACAGCTACCAGCACCTGCCTTACCTGGAAGCCCAGATCAAGGACCGCGGCTACAAGTTCACGCACATCGCCTACACCGTGACCTTCCCGATGGGCGTGTACTCCAAGAAGATCAAGTCGCTCGACCAGCTCAAGCAGGGCGCGCGCGTGGGCGTGCCCAACGATCCGACCAACGGCGGCCGCGGCCTGCTGCTGCTGCAGAGCAAGGGCGTGATCAAGCTCAAGCCTAACGCCGGCCTGAAGGCGACCCCGCTGGACATCGCCGAGAATCCGAAGAAGATCCGCATCGTCGAGCTGGACGCCGCGCAGCTGCCGCGCTCGCTGGATGATCTGGATGCCGCCGCGATCAACGGCAACTACGCGGAATCGGCCGGCCTGTCGCCGACCAAGGATGCGATCGCCATGGAAGGTCCGAAGGGTCCGTACGCCAACCTGATCGCGATCCGCGAGGCCGACAAGGGCAAGCCGTGGGTGGCCAAGCTGGTGAAGGCGTACCACTCGCCCGAAATCAAGCAATACGTGAATTCGACCTTCAAGGAATCCGTGATCACCGCCTGGTAA